In Capsicum annuum cultivar UCD-10X-F1 chromosome 8, UCD10Xv1.1, whole genome shotgun sequence, the genomic window AAGGCCCTGACAAGAATCTTTGTTTAAGTCGGTTTCCTTCTGAAAATTTCATTCTTTTGATATTCGTTCGAGCTTAGGACAGTTATTCTCTCCTCTCCTCATACTCCATCCATAATGTAAGTTACCTCATGAAATTCAAAGTTATTAACTATCTCAATCATCTTTTTTGCTATGTGACTAGGACGCCACGGgtttaagccttggaaacagcctctagcagaaatgcaaggtacgGCTGCCTATAATACCCCAttatggtggggcccttccccataCCCTGCATCAAGCGGGAGCTTCAGTGCACCGGGCTGACCTTTTCACTAATGAAATAATACACCATAACCATAGGATTTTTGAGAAAACTCAACCAAGGTTTCAAGAAGCAAATTCTTGGAATTCTTCCTCAAAGTGAGGTTCTTCCTTGAACACTTCGGAGTGATTTAGGTATGTGATACTGTCCAATGTGATGAATTCCTTCAGCTATATCCTCCTCATGTTCGGTGAATCCCTTCTTTGATAATCTAGGGTTAGAACTATGTCCCTTGGTAAACCTAAAGAGCTCTTCAAATTGTCAAAGGTATTCATAAGACTTTTTACTCTTGTTCTTATCATGAGCCAAGTTAGTATGTGAACCCTTTTAGTTCCTTGTTATGAATTGAGTAAATCATTAACCTTATGAAACCATGAAGTACTATGACCTTTTTTAGATGTCATGATGTTTATGAATATTAATTGGTAAATTGTTTTGGAAATACTAACTCATGGAATTCCTATTTCAAAAATATCCTATTACTATTGTTTTCAAGTGATTGTGTTAAACAGTCTTTCATGAAGTTTCTAAGTATCATGACTTTATCAAATGATGTGAACAATTTCCGAGCACGGATAAGGTTCTTGATGTTATGAACTTATGAACTTGCAAGTATGATGTGACTGTATTACTCTTATGTGAACCTTTATAAATTTGTTGGATGTTGGTTtggataaaaatgaatataatatgGATTAAGAGAATTAGAATGGTTAACAGAGAAGGTGTGAGTCAAAAGGGACTCATTACCCGAAACTACGTTTGCAAACGTAGGTATGGTTCATTCCGTAAATTTGAACGATTTTCTGATGTTCCCTCGATGAGGGTGATTTGGCATGAATTAGAGCTCAGACGATCGGGTGGTGATCAGACCCACATAGCCCATTCTGTATTATGTATGGACGCCGGTTAGACCATCTAGTTCAACAGTAACTTAATAATGCTAAAGGGTATCCTACCTTCGCAGTAGATGATTCATGTCTTTATCATTCCATGTCTTTTTTGTTAGGAGTCTAACATTTCAGTTTCACATAGTATGCTATGCCATCCCCTACCCAgttttacataccaatacatttcatGTTTTGACATCTTTGGCACTGTATCTTTGTATGATACAGATTCGGGGACGCACTACTCCTAGAGGCCTAGTTTAGTATGTTTAGTTCATTTCAGTTTTAAGGTATGTTGGGGCCTTATCTCGGTAGAGATTGATTATGTtcttagaggcttcgtagacagaTGTAAATGTCAGATACAGATGTTTTCAGTTTTATTTCGTATGTCGATGGATATATCTTGAGGAGTTAATTGTTTATTCCGCACTTAAAGTTGAAAGCTTGTGATGAAAGCCAAGTGGTTCTCTAGGGCCAGTGATGGGTCCGGGTGCCTGTTACGTTCAGGGTCTAGGCTTGGAAAGTGATATTCACTACTAAGTAATTGCTCTTCACATACATCTTACCTCATCAAATGCTTCAAATATGTCAATGTTCGGTTGGTGGATGGTGCAAACTATTGTTCTTCCTGTTTCAGCAATATTTTTCACAGCCCGCATGACAATTGCAGCTGACCTTGCATCCAACCCTGTTGTAGGTTCATCCATGAAGATAATTGAGGGATTTGCAACAAGCTCCACAGCGATTGTTAGGCGTTTACGTTGTTCAGTTGAAAGCCCACTAACACCCGGCATGCCAACCAACATGTCTTTTATACCATCTAGCTCAATGGTCTCGAGGACTTCTCTCACAAACTCCTGCACATGTGCCACATCAGTTCAAATATAGTTATTGCCAGAAGGAATGATATTCATGAAAGAAACATTTGTAGAATACAAGTAGGATTCTGTATACTATCCTTATCTGACTCATATTCTAACAACATTAATTCAAACTTTATGTTATTAAGCTCATACATATTTCGTTTTGGAGTCGATCTGAGGATGAAGTCGTAGCCAAGCAGAAAATATAACTGATTCTTCTATAGTTATCTGAGGAGAATGTATGTCTGTCTGCTCACAGTAACCTGAAACTCTAGCGAATGTCTCTTGAACTTTAGGGTACCCACCGACTTTTATTTCCCCTTCAACATAACCACTTGTTTTTCTACCGGCAAGAACATCAAGGAGGGTTGTTTTTCCAGCCCCACTGACACCCATAAGAGCTGTAAGGACACCAGGTCTAAGTGCGCCAGTAATATCCGAAAGAAGTTGGAGCCTGTTTTGTGTGAAACCGAGGTCCTTCATTGCCTGAAATGGACATGAAACCACAATCTCAGCCACTAAAATTTGTTTCCAATAGCTTTTAGCTATCCAAAAATGATGCAAGACTAAATGAGATAGGTTTAAAAGACCACCGCAGGAGTGTCAACATAGTACTGAACATCTCGAAACACAAGAGATAGCGGTTCAAAAGGTAGAACCATTCTTCCTGGAAAACAACAGAATAAACCAAATTTTGAAGTGCAATGAAGCAATTATAAAGAGATAAGAAAGACAAAGCAACAAAGTTTCCCTGCCAAATATTCGAGCAATAGAATAAGAGGGTAACCTGCTTCATGAGAATCCATTGCTGTGCTAGGAACTGTGGTCTTGGAATTTTCTTCTGCATCAGCTTTATCAGAAGAATCACTTCTTCCTTCTATTAGGGAGTACTTATCCATTGATATAATGGCACGAGAACCAGGAGCTGCATCATATTTCAAGAAAACCAGCAATTGAACTACAGAATCTATTGAGCAAATTCTTCATTTAGTACAGTAGCGGTGAACATACCTTTTAAGAAAGTTAAGGCCAAGGTGAAACCGATGTTAAACAGTAGTGTAAGGCCAAACAAGGCACAAACTGATATCCAATACATATATCCATCAAAGCTTAACCCACGGCTTTCAAGGACTTCATTCCCTATAGTTGTGTTTGTCTGGAGAGCCTGTTTTAAAGATGACACATGTGATACAAgcaggggtgtacagaccaaaccgtcaagtcaaaccgaaccgacgaaccaaaccaaaccaagaaaaaaaatcgacctatggtttggtttgattgatttggcgttagaaaaaaaaaaccgaccattcttggtttggtttgatgttgaccaaaaaaatgtcaaaccgaacccaaatcaaaccgacataatatatatatatacatagtattcgaacttttttatacataaaatattaattataatctactttttcaactagttttagtaattttcaataatttgaaagtagatgtagatatatatttagatttggacctttaagttgtaatatttgtccattaattactaattaaatgatccaaaacccaatataaacttaaaacctaaagttttcactcttcatctcactttttagtttcaagagagttttccacttctcattttttcataattatggtttttcattagcacataagtgaaaacatatttgatctagtcttcgatcacaatataattgtaaaaactaaatattattaaaaaaaaacgaaaaaaccgactaaaacctaaaccgaaaaaaacaattttatgttggtttgatttggtttataattttaataaaccgacatgattggtttggttttttttttaataaaaatcgaaccaacccgacctatagATACAAGTATTGAATAGATGACTAATTAAACATGAACAGATAGTTCCAACTTGAATTCAACCAAGGTAGGCTTCAGATTTCTGTCTCATGTCAAGGAAAAAAAACTGATGCTTTAAAAATGTTATTCATTGTGTATGAGTAAGAACATTGCATATTCAGGTGTTTCTGGGAATCAGAGAGAATTTATGCTTTGCATGCTACAAATTTGAGCTAATTCACTACCATTGACATGAATATGTATCATGGACTTCTAGAACCTTCCCTGATAGTTTCAGATAACATAAAAGAACAGAGAGACGACAACACTTCATCATTTCCTTATTTGGATGATCTCTTTTTCTTGGGAGTGTAATTCCAGGAGTGAAGATGGAAATACCACCATCAATAGTTTTTTACATTTTCTTATACAGATTCCTTAGAGAGGATATTTCTAACATTGCATATTGGTGGCTCAAAACAGCTATGCTGAACTTGTCTTCAGTTCCACGTGCAATGTGCAAATGTCAGGTACACTAGTAAAAGAAGCGAAGTATTTGAGATATTATTGGCTCTCACCATTTGccatcttggggaaagaaattcATTCACAGCAAGACCTATCTCGCCATATGTCAGCGGAGAAATCCAAAATCCCCATTTTAGCCAAATTGGCATTGAGGCTGTAGTCAAATACCAGTAGTTTAGCTCTCTATTCACCTTCACATGAGCATCATAACAAAATGAATAACAGCAAAGCAGGAATGCTTACGTCTTGGTATTATGAATCCGCTGAATAAAAGGACGAATAAAATTGATAAACCACCAGCAATTGTAGAAGCAACAATAGTCCGGCAGACAGAAGCCAAGAAGCGGTACATGGAGATTGATGTCATGTGCACAGCAAAAAATAGAAGTAATTGCCGGAAGAACCTGCAAGCGACAGAATTTTGTCATGAAAATGCATGCAATATATTCAAATCATTCCTTAAAGACAACTGAAACTGGCGAAGTGCAAGCTGCTGATGGAAGCCTATTAGAGATTATGTATAACCAACAAAACTATAGTTAAAGAGcaacaacaaagaaaaagatatttaGATGTAGTACTCACCTTCCAGCCTCGGGGCTAAAACCAATGACATAATAGGTCAGACCTGTCCAAATGACAGATTCTAACAGAGAGAGAGGAACCTTGATAATTGTGGCAGGAATTGCATATGCCCATGCTGGGTAAAAGCACAAGTCATTCTGTTTATAGAAAACCGCAAGTCTTGTTATCGTCATGGACAGTTCAGGGTATCCATCCACAAGAAGAATGATAAGGGAATAAAACAGAGCTCCCAAATAATAATTTGCATGCACAAGATCAGTACCCATCCGAGTTCTCAAAAATACAGTCATACTTATGGATGCAATAATGACAATCTGCATATTAGAAGCATAAATTGCAATAAGTTGTGAGGAATCTCATAAAAGAAAGTGTGACTTCTATCGTTGCTTGGGATAATGTAAATGAGTATAGAATATTATGTAGCTTAAACGtccataaaataaagaaaaaactgaTCACTGACCTGAACAGTTTTGAATATGTAGATAAAAGAATTCCTTTTCATCAGAAGGAATTCTCTTGACATACAAGCTCGAAAGAGTTCCCATTTAGGAAGTGAATAGTCACGAAAGGTTATAGAATTTCTATGACACGTGGACTTATCATATGCAACAGAAAGTTCTTCATTCAGCTTTTTCCTGTATGGAGATTCCTTAAATTTTCTTGATAATGTATCAACTGACACAAATTTATATGTTTCTTTAGTTCCATGCCAATATTGTGCTTGATCCTTTTTTGACGTAACCTAAAAACAAGGAACAAAATTGATGAGCTTCTAATTGAAATGTCCGGACCATTTAACTGCTATGGACTTGCCTCCTGGAGGAAGTCAGCCACCCCTTTCCTTTCAGGACATTTGAACCCACAGCTTTCGAAAAATTCTAAAGCAGAATTTCTTGGCCCATGGTAAAGTATTTTTCCCTCGGCCATCAGGATTATATCATCAAACAGATCAAAGGTTTCTGGGGCTGGTTGAAGAAGTGAGATAAGTATAGTGGCATCTGTAATATGTGCCAGCTGCTGAAGGCAAGCAGCAACCTGATACGTAGTCGAGCTATCTAAACCATTTGATATTTCATCCATAAACAATGCCTTTGTGGGGCCAACAATCAGCTCTCCTGCATCATACAAATAGTTGGTTTCTTTAAACTCGTCGTACAGATGATATCAAGTACACAGAAGACTTATTGGAGCACATATACAACAGACACCTTTGTTACAAAGCAGATCATAGTTTAAATTTACCTGTTGTCAGTCTTTTTTTTTGACCACCCGATATACCTCTTCTCATGGCATCACCAACCAATGTGTCAGCACAAATATCAAGTCCAAGAATCTGAACGCATGCAAGAATGTGGTAGCCATCAACTTCTATTCTTATATCTAACAAATAATTGTCAAAGAGGGTACTTCAATAAAGTTACCTTCAGAATATAGTCAGTCTGGAGGTTAGTCTTTTGTCCTTCAACAGAAATTGCCTATATGATTAAATTTGATTTAGAAGGTTAAAATCCATAGCAGCGTTGACTGTAGAGGAATGCGGCATGTTACTTGAACAGAGAAGCACGAagcatatataataaaaatggtataatcTTCTCCAATAAATACATCAAGCAACTTATAGCTCGACGGAGATGTAACAGGAACAACTTGAGTTAGAACTACCTTCATGTAAGTATCTATATCTGGATCAGGAACAATTCCTGCTTCTTTTTCCCTTCTGCTTAGGTCAATCATAATATCTTCCAAAAGAAAGGCGTCACTTTAGAAACTAGCGCTGGAATGTATTATCACTACAGTTTGTCTTTTATGCGCTGAAAGGCATACCTGCTCTGTTTCCAACTCCTTGAAAACGAGACGAATAATCTAGGGTTTCTCTAACAGTCATTTCAGGGATGTGCAAGTCATTTTGGCTTATATATGCAGAAGTTTTCTGTGG contains:
- the LOC107839737 gene encoding pleiotropic drug resistance protein 3 — encoded protein: MAQLVGSDDIESFRMDLSEIGRSLRASFRRQASSFRSNSTLSASEKDDVVDEENMLAWAAIQRLPTFNRLRSSVFEEINGNEANVKTKRVGDVTKLGAVERRVFIEKMIKHIEHDNLQLLQKIRKRIDKVGVELPTVEVRYKNLTIEAECELVHGKPLPTLWNSLKRIMMNLVRLPGLQSEVAKIKIINDVSGVIKPGRMTLLLGPPGCGKTTLLKALSGNLDKSLKVSGEISYNGYKLAEFIPQKTSAYISQNDLHIPEMTVRETLDYSSRFQGVGNRADIMIDLSRREKEAGIVPDPDIDTYMKAISVEGQKTNLQTDYILKILGLDICADTLVGDAMRRGISGGQKKRLTTGELIVGPTKALFMDEISNGLDSSTTYQVAACLQQLAHITDATILISLLQPAPETFDLFDDIILMAEGKILYHGPRNSALEFFESCGFKCPERKGVADFLQEVTSKKDQAQYWHGTKETYKFVSVDTLSRKFKESPYRKKLNEELSVAYDKSTCHRNSITFRDYSLPKWELFRACMSREFLLMKRNSFIYIFKTVQIVIIASISMTVFLRTRMGTDLVHANYYLGALFYSLIILLVDGYPELSMTITRLAVFYKQNDLCFYPAWAYAIPATIIKVPLSLLESVIWTGLTYYVIGFSPEAGRFFRQLLLFFAVHMTSISMYRFLASVCRTIVASTIAGGLSILFVLLFSGFIIPRPSMPIWLKWGFWISPLTYGEIGLAVNEFLSPRWQMALQTNTTIGNEVLESRGLSFDGYMYWISVCALFGLTLLFNIGFTLALTFLKAPGSRAIISMDKYSLIEGRSDSSDKADAEENSKTTVPSTAMDSHEAGRMVLPFEPLSLVFRDVQYYVDTPAAMKDLGFTQNRLQLLSDITGALRPGVLTALMGVSGAGKTTLLDVLAGRKTSGYVEGEIKVGGYPKVQETFARVSGYCEQTDIHSPQITIEESVIFSAWLRLHPQIDSKTKYEFVREVLETIELDGIKDMLVGMPGVSGLSTEQRKRLTIAVELVANPSIIFMDEPTTGLDARSAAIVMRAVKNIAETGRTIVCTIHQPNIDIFEAFDELILLKTGGRMIYWGSLGQNSCKMIGYFEDISGVPKIQDNYNPATWMLEVTSTSSEAEISIDFAEVYRNSALYQNNEELVKKLTFPPAGSKDLHFPSQFSQNGWGQFKTCFWKQYWSYWRSPSYNLMRSLHMLFASIVFGLLFWDKGTKLDDQQSVFSIFGAMFTAVIFCGISSSSSVLPYVTTERSVLYRERFSGMYASWAYALAQVAIEIPYLLALAIVFTVITYPMIGYYWSAHKVFWYFYSMFCTLLYFTYLGMMIVSMTPNIPIAAILQSSFYTMFNLFAGFLMPKAQIPKWWIWFYYLIPTSWTLNGMLTSQYGDIDTEITVFGDKKTVAAFLRDYFGFHHNELPIVGVVLIAYPLVFASLFAFFIEKLNFQRR